One genomic region from Methanocaldococcus fervens AG86 encodes:
- a CDS encoding AtpZ/AtpI family protein, with amino-acid sequence MLRDVAFEFFMIIALSIFIGYIIAENTNNKLWIVIFLLFGIFCAFGRLFKMIEDYEKGDSIGKKGKK; translated from the coding sequence ATGCTTAGAGATGTTGCATTTGAATTTTTTATGATAATTGCATTAAGTATTTTTATTGGTTATATTATAGCAGAAAATACAAATAATAAGTTATGGATAGTTATCTTCCTATTATTTGGCATTTTTTGTGCATTTGGGAGATTATTTAAAATGATTGAGGATTATGAAAAAGGTGATTCTATTGGAAAAAAAGGTAAAAAATGA
- a CDS encoding helix-turn-helix domain-containing protein, giving the protein MKACERLLLKIESPEKFVEEFKRILLELGLTLKEFSEISGIPYSTLYKVAQGKDFRVSTLIKILKTIRSFEEDEDIDTIAIIAARPALNKITTRKLEINGKTYLIKEYPAGSLEECIVAAVRAEREGVKGIVCAPIVSATIEKIVNVPVAVIIPEKDAFMKALEIIANKINE; this is encoded by the coding sequence ATGAAAGCTTGTGAGAGATTATTGTTAAAAATTGAATCTCCAGAAAAATTTGTTGAAGAATTTAAAAGAATATTGCTTGAGTTAGGACTAACTTTAAAGGAATTTTCTGAAATTTCCGGAATTCCTTACAGCACTTTATATAAAGTTGCCCAAGGGAAAGATTTTAGAGTTTCAACCCTTATAAAAATTTTAAAGACTATACGGTCTTTTGAAGAAGATGAAGACATTGATACAATAGCAATTATAGCTGCAAGACCTGCTTTAAATAAGATTACAACGAGAAAATTGGAGATTAATGGAAAAACTTATTTGATAAAAGAATATCCTGCTGGTTCTTTGGAGGAGTGTATTGTTGCCGCTGTTAGAGCTGAGAGGGAGGGAGTTAAGGGCATTGTTTGTGCCCCTATTGTTAGTGCAACTATTGAAAAAATTGTCAATGTTCCTGTAGCTGTCATTATCCCAGAAAAAGATGCGTTTATGAAAGCTTTGGAAATAATTGCAAATAAAATAAATGAATAA
- the cdhA gene encoding CO dehydrogenase/acetyl-CoA synthase complex subunit alpha, with protein MVMENKIEIDAKKLLNPLVKMKNANISMKIKVGEEEEEDWEPMGPTPKPKVPTLRYWDFKLLERYPPFYMPICDMCCLCTFGKCDLSKGKKGACGLNIKAQQARVVLLACCIGAACHAGHSRHLVHHLIEKFGRNYPIDLGNEIEVEMPIARTVMGMKPKTLGDLEKILDYCEEQITHLLSATHTGQEGDYLDFESKALHAGMIDDLAREVGDIAQIVAYNMPKGDEDTPLIDLGFGCIDKNKPVILCIGHNVVPGGYILEYLEEKNMEDEVEVCGICCTAIDITRVSDKAKVVGPLSRQLMFVRSGVADVVVVDEQCIRTDILEEVLKTGAVLIATNEKMCLGLEDVSHMNEDEIISYLLRNRAALILDEEKVGKVAVEVAKIVAKERKDKKTLPNLDEVVELARQCTECGWCNRNCPNAFKVKEAMALAKQGNFDGFVDLYKRCYGCGRCEAICPRNLPIVSMTTKVGEAYYKDLKFKIRAGRGPIKDVEIRSVGAPIVFGDIPGVVALVGCSNHPNGEEEVALIAKEFLERKYIIVATGCAAMAIGMWKDKDGKTLYEKYPGEFRAGGLVNCGSCLSNCHISGAAIKIANIFAKVPLRGNYAEVADYILNKVGAVGVAWGAMSQKAAAIATGVNRWGIPVIVGPHGAKYRRLYLSNGEKFKAKDKKTGEILEIDPVPEHLIVTAENVKECICMIPKLCMRPNDTPKGRANKIYHYVDVYEKYFGRMPPDLEKFVRTEKDIPFMMKDKIMAYLEEKGWKPLEKYPQDPTILY; from the coding sequence ATGGTTATGGAGAATAAAATAGAAATTGATGCAAAAAAACTTCTCAATCCGTTAGTTAAGATGAAAAACGCCAATATATCAATGAAGATAAAAGTTGGAGAGGAAGAAGAGGAAGATTGGGAACCGATGGGACCTACACCGAAACCAAAAGTTCCTACATTAAGATATTGGGATTTTAAGCTTTTAGAGAGGTATCCTCCATTTTATATGCCAATCTGTGACATGTGTTGTTTGTGTACATTTGGAAAGTGTGATTTAAGTAAAGGGAAGAAAGGAGCTTGTGGTTTAAACATTAAAGCTCAGCAAGCAAGAGTAGTTTTACTTGCCTGCTGTATTGGAGCAGCATGCCATGCAGGACATAGTAGGCATTTAGTTCACCACCTAATTGAAAAATTTGGTAGAAATTACCCAATTGATTTAGGTAATGAGATAGAAGTTGAAATGCCAATAGCAAGAACTGTTATGGGAATGAAACCAAAAACATTGGGAGATTTGGAAAAAATCTTGGATTATTGTGAAGAGCAAATAACTCACTTATTATCGGCAACACATACTGGGCAAGAAGGGGATTATTTAGATTTTGAAAGCAAAGCTCTACATGCAGGAATGATTGATGACTTGGCAAGAGAAGTTGGAGATATTGCCCAAATAGTTGCTTACAATATGCCAAAAGGAGATGAAGACACTCCATTGATAGATTTAGGATTTGGTTGCATTGATAAAAACAAGCCGGTTATCTTATGTATAGGGCATAATGTAGTTCCTGGGGGCTATATATTGGAATACTTGGAAGAGAAAAATATGGAAGATGAAGTAGAAGTTTGTGGTATCTGCTGTACGGCTATAGATATTACAAGAGTTTCTGATAAGGCTAAGGTTGTTGGACCTTTATCAAGGCAGTTGATGTTTGTTAGAAGTGGGGTAGCGGATGTTGTAGTTGTAGATGAGCAATGTATAAGGACTGATATTTTAGAAGAGGTTTTAAAAACAGGGGCTGTTTTGATAGCAACAAATGAAAAAATGTGTTTAGGTTTAGAAGATGTTTCTCACATGAATGAAGATGAGATCATTAGCTACTTATTAAGAAATAGGGCGGCTTTAATTTTGGATGAGGAAAAGGTTGGAAAAGTAGCTGTTGAAGTTGCTAAAATAGTGGCTAAAGAAAGGAAGGATAAAAAAACATTACCAAACTTGGACGAAGTCGTTGAGTTGGCAAGGCAATGTACTGAATGCGGATGGTGTAACAGAAACTGTCCAAATGCATTTAAAGTTAAAGAAGCAATGGCTTTAGCAAAACAGGGTAATTTTGATGGATTCGTTGATTTATACAAGAGATGTTACGGCTGTGGAAGATGTGAAGCAATATGTCCAAGGAATCTACCAATAGTTAGCATGACTACAAAGGTTGGAGAGGCATATTATAAAGATTTAAAATTCAAGATAAGGGCTGGTAGGGGGCCAATCAAAGATGTTGAAATTAGAAGTGTTGGAGCTCCAATTGTATTTGGGGATATTCCAGGAGTTGTTGCTTTAGTTGGTTGCTCAAACCATCCAAATGGTGAAGAGGAAGTAGCTTTAATAGCTAAAGAGTTTTTGGAGAGGAAGTATATAATTGTAGCTACTGGTTGTGCTGCTATGGCTATTGGAATGTGGAAAGATAAAGATGGAAAAACACTATATGAAAAATATCCTGGAGAGTTTAGAGCAGGAGGGCTTGTAAATTGCGGTTCTTGCTTATCAAACTGCCACATAAGTGGAGCAGCTATAAAAATAGCAAATATCTTTGCTAAAGTTCCATTGAGAGGAAATTATGCAGAGGTTGCTGATTACATACTAAACAAAGTTGGAGCTGTTGGAGTTGCATGGGGAGCTATGAGCCAAAAGGCAGCTGCAATTGCTACTGGAGTTAACAGGTGGGGAATCCCAGTTATTGTAGGGCCACATGGGGCAAAATATAGAAGGTTGTATTTAAGCAATGGGGAGAAGTTTAAAGCAAAAGATAAAAAAACAGGGGAAATTTTAGAGATAGACCCAGTTCCAGAGCATTTAATTGTAACTGCTGAAAACGTTAAAGAATGCATTTGTATGATTCCAAAGCTTTGTATGAGGCCTAACGATACTCCAAAAGGTAGGGCAAACAAAATCTACCACTACGTTGATGTCTATGAAAAATACTTTGGAAGAATGCCTCCAGATTTAGAGAAATTCGTTAGAACTGAAAAAGATATTCCTTTCATGATGAAAGATAAAATAATGGCTTACTTAGAAGAAAAAGGCTGGAAACCTTTAGAGAAATACCCACAAGATCCAACGATATTATATTAA
- the cdhB gene encoding CO dehydrogenase/acetyl-CoA synthase complex subunit epsilon → MDERFIAYIPTAGSNVAHAEITSPKLVKMMIKRAKKPILILGENLEDKEKELIEKFIEKYNLEVIKTPEEMNLMALIKFLANSSYDLALFVGITYYYLAQAATHLKQFSNVITVSIDKYYQPNTLYSFPNLSMEEYLDYLNKLLEG, encoded by the coding sequence ATGGACGAGAGATTTATCGCCTATATTCCAACAGCTGGGAGTAATGTGGCTCATGCTGAAATAACTTCTCCAAAACTCGTAAAAATGATGATTAAAAGGGCTAAGAAACCAATTTTAATACTGGGAGAAAACTTAGAAGACAAAGAAAAAGAGTTGATTGAAAAATTCATTGAGAAATATAATTTAGAAGTGATAAAAACACCTGAAGAGATGAATTTAATGGCATTAATTAAATTTTTGGCAAACAGTAGCTATGATTTGGCATTATTTGTTGGAATAACTTATTATTATTTAGCTCAGGCAGCAACACATCTAAAACAATTCTCAAATGTAATTACAGTTTCGATAGATAAGTACTATCAGCCAAACACCCTCTACTCTTTTCCAAACCTCAGCATGGAGGAGTATTTAGACTACCTTAATAAGTTGTTGGAGGGGTAA
- the ftsZ gene encoding cell division protein FtsZ encodes MKLVKDALSRTDTTKYLRDEFGEARILVVGCGGAGNNTINRLMEIGIQGAETIAINTDKQHLEVIQAHKKILIGSALTRGLGAGGYPEIGRKAAEMAKSTLEELLKGADLVFVTAGMGGGTGTGSAPVVAEIAKEHGAIVVGVVTYPFKIERARMKKAEEGIERMSEICDTVIIIDNNKLLDLVPNLPINDAFKVADEIIAQAVKGITETIAVPSLINIDFADVKAVMSGGGVAMIGVGEVDSSDRGDRVQNIVRETLSCPLLDVDYKGAKGALIHITGGPDLTLKEANDIGEGITAQLDPEANVIWGARIDPEMEGCIRVMAIITGVKSPNIIGKDTKPRRIIPRVSKEPAQRREQKKCNIDFIV; translated from the coding sequence ATGAAACTTGTAAAAGATGCTTTATCAAGAACCGATACGACCAAATACTTAAGAGATGAATTTGGAGAAGCAAGAATATTAGTAGTTGGTTGTGGTGGAGCTGGAAACAATACAATCAACAGATTGATGGAAATAGGCATTCAAGGAGCTGAAACAATAGCTATCAACACCGACAAACAGCATCTGGAAGTAATACAAGCTCATAAGAAAATTTTAATTGGTTCTGCATTGACAAGAGGTTTAGGAGCTGGAGGTTATCCGGAAATTGGTAGAAAAGCTGCTGAAATGGCCAAAAGTACATTAGAAGAGCTTTTAAAAGGAGCTGACTTAGTGTTTGTCACCGCAGGAATGGGTGGTGGAACTGGAACAGGTTCAGCTCCGGTAGTGGCTGAGATAGCTAAAGAACATGGGGCCATAGTCGTTGGAGTTGTAACATATCCATTTAAAATTGAAAGAGCAAGAATGAAGAAGGCAGAGGAAGGAATTGAAAGAATGTCGGAGATTTGTGACACAGTAATTATTATAGATAACAACAAACTTTTAGACTTGGTTCCAAACTTGCCAATAAACGATGCATTTAAAGTGGCTGATGAGATTATAGCTCAAGCGGTTAAGGGAATAACTGAAACAATAGCTGTTCCAAGTTTAATAAACATTGACTTTGCAGATGTTAAGGCTGTTATGAGTGGTGGAGGAGTAGCGATGATTGGTGTTGGAGAAGTTGATAGTAGTGATAGAGGAGATAGGGTTCAAAATATAGTAAGAGAAACATTAAGCTGTCCATTATTGGATGTTGATTACAAAGGAGCTAAAGGAGCTTTAATCCACATAACAGGAGGACCTGATTTAACGTTAAAAGAAGCTAACGACATTGGAGAAGGAATAACCGCTCAACTTGACCCAGAGGCAAATGTTATATGGGGTGCAAGAATAGACCCTGAGATGGAGGGATGCATTAGGGTTATGGCAATAATTACTGGAGTAAAATCACCAAACATTATAGGAAAGGACACAAAACCAAGAAGAATAATTCCAAGAGTTTCAAAAGAACCTGCTCAAAGAAGAGAGCAAAAGAAATGTAACATTGATTTTATAGTATAA
- a CDS encoding RNA-guided pseudouridylation complex pseudouridine synthase subunit Cbf5, which produces MILLEKKVKNEELIVKEEAETNWDYGCNPYERKIEDLIKYGVVVIDKPRGPTSHEVSSWVKKILNLDKAGHGGTLDPKVTGVLPVALERATKTIPMWHIPPKEYICLMHLHRDASEEDILRIFKEFTGRIYQRPPLKAAVKRRLRIRKIYELELLDLEGRDVLFRVKCQSGTYIRKLCEDIGEALGTSAHMQELRRVKSGCFEEKDAVYLQDLLDAYIFWKEDGDEEELRRIIKPMEYGLRHLKKVVVKDSAVDAICHGADVYVRGIAKLSKGIGKGEIVLIETLKGEAVGVGKALMNTKEILNSDKGIAVDVERVYMDRGTYPRMWKKKK; this is translated from the coding sequence GTGATTCTATTGGAAAAAAAGGTAAAAAATGAGGAGCTTATAGTTAAGGAAGAAGCTGAAACAAACTGGGATTATGGTTGCAACCCTTACGAAAGAAAAATAGAGGATTTAATAAAATACGGTGTTGTCGTTATTGATAAGCCGAGAGGCCCTACATCTCATGAGGTATCATCATGGGTTAAAAAAATCTTAAATTTGGATAAAGCTGGACATGGGGGGACATTAGACCCTAAAGTTACAGGGGTTTTGCCAGTAGCTTTAGAGAGAGCTACAAAAACAATACCTATGTGGCACATCCCTCCTAAAGAATACATCTGCTTAATGCATCTTCATAGAGACGCTTCTGAAGAAGATATATTGAGAATTTTTAAAGAATTCACTGGAAGAATTTATCAAAGACCTCCATTAAAGGCAGCTGTTAAAAGAAGATTAAGAATTAGAAAAATTTATGAGTTAGAATTATTGGATTTGGAAGGTAGAGATGTTTTATTTAGGGTTAAATGCCAATCTGGAACTTATATAAGAAAACTTTGTGAAGACATAGGAGAGGCATTAGGGACATCTGCCCATATGCAGGAGCTAAGAAGGGTTAAAAGTGGATGCTTTGAAGAGAAGGATGCCGTTTATCTTCAGGATTTGTTAGACGCTTATATATTTTGGAAAGAAGATGGGGATGAAGAAGAGCTGAGAAGGATCATAAAACCAATGGAATATGGATTGAGGCATTTAAAGAAGGTTGTTGTTAAAGACTCTGCTGTTGATGCTATTTGCCATGGAGCGGATGTTTATGTTAGAGGGATAGCAAAATTAAGTAAGGGTATTGGTAAGGGAGAGATAGTTTTAATTGAGACATTAAAAGGAGAGGCAGTTGGAGTAGGAAAGGCGTTAATGAATACAAAAGAGATATTAAATTCTGATAAAGGGATTGCCGTTGATGTTGAGAGGGTTTATATGGATAGGGGAACATATCCAAGAATGTGGAAGAAGAAGAAATAA